From Schizosaccharomyces pombe strain 972h- genome assembly, chromosome: II, the proteins below share one genomic window:
- the hob3 gene encoding BAR adaptor protein Hob3, with the protein MSWHGFKKAVNRAGTSVMMKTGHVERTVDREFETEERRYRTMESAAKKLQKEAKGYLDALRAMTASQTRIANTIDAFYGDAGSKDGVSAYYRQVVEDLDADTVKELDGPFRTTVLDPISRFCSYFPDINAAITKRNHKLLDHDAMRAKVQKLVDKPSNDTTKLPRTEKEAAMAKEVYETLNNQLVSELPQLIALRVPYLDPSFEALVKIQLRFCREGYEKMAQVQQYFDNSVREDYSNGLLDDKVEQVLQSMRDLSIAGLNNSQ; encoded by the exons ATGAGTTGGCATGGATTCAAAAAGGCCGTTAACCGAGCGGGTACCTCG GTTATGATGAAGACGGGTCATGTTGAGCGAACGGTGGATCGGGAATTTGAAACAGAGGAAAGACGTTATAGAACTATGGAATCAGCTGCAAAGaagcttcaaaaagaaGCCAAAGGTTATCTCGATGCTTTGAGAGCCATGACTGCGTCTCAAACTAGAATCGCTAACACAATCGATGCATTTTACGGTGATGCTGGATCGAAGGATGGTGTCAGTGCATACTATCGACAAGTCGTCGAAGACTTGGACGCCGATACCGTAAAAGAGTTGGACGGTCCTTTCCGGACAACGGTGTTGGATCCCATCTCAAGGTTCTGCAGTTACTTTCCCGATATTAATGCCGCTATCACGAAGCGTAATCACAAATTACTTGATCATGATGCTATGAGGGCTAAGGTTCAAAAACTGGTCGACAAGCCTTCCAACGACACTACTAAGCTTCCCCGTACCGAGAAAGAAGCAGCCATGGCGAAGGAGGTCTACGAGACACTCAATAATCAACTGGTCAGTGAGCTTCCGCAACTAATTGCTCTTCGTGTGCCTTATTTGGACCCTAGCTTTGAAGCCCTTGTCAAAATTCAGCTCCGCTTTTGTAGGGAGGGATATGAGAAAATGGCTCAAGTTCAGCAATACTTTGACAACTCTGTACGCGAAGACTATTCCAATGGTTTGTTGGATGATAAAGTTGAACAAGTTTTACAGAGTATGCGGGATCTTTCCATCGCCGGTTTGAACAACAGTCAGTAG
- the tsp0 gene encoding tspO-like protein — translation MDLNYQVFTSISKNWWSASLVPVACGWFIGNSYKPRKDYENKKQPKFHPPASAFGPAWTLLYLTMGYASHLAYKADPLMITNASRNGSILYIAQLAANFAWMPLFYGLAKPKLALADLGILTGLVGWLAKTWWPLAPTASKWLIPYLAWLGYAGYLNLGYCLLN, via the exons ATGGATTTGAACTATCAAGTATTCACTAGCATCTCCAAAAATTGGTGGTCCGCTTCTCTCGTTCCAGTCGCCTGCGGCTGGTTCATTGGGAATTCCTACAAGCCAAGAAAGGATTATGAGAACAAAAAGCAACCAAAGTTCCACCCCCCTGCATCTGCCTTTGGACCAGCATGGACACTACTATACCTAACAATGGGATATGCATCCCATTTGGCGTACAAGGCTGACCCTTTGATGATTACGAATGCCTCTCGAAATGGATCCATTTTATACATTGCACAGTTGGCCGCTAACTTTGCTTGGATGCCCTTGTTCTACGGATTagcaaaaccaaaattgGCTCTTGCCGATCTCGGCATTTTGACGGGACTTGTTGGTTGGCTTGCAAAGACATGGTGGCCTCTTGCACCAACGGCTTCCAAATGGTTAATTCCTTATTTAGCCTGGTTGGGATACGCTGGCTACTTG AATCTTGGGTATTGCCTGTTAAATTAA
- the php2 gene encoding CCAAT-binding factor complex subunit Php2: MNPYEPVEGLYVNAKQYHRILKRREARAKLEERLRGVQTTKKPYLHESRHKHAMRRPRGPGGRFLTADKVSKLRAQEAAEAAANGGSTGDDVNATNANDATVPATVSSEVTHTSEGYADSNDSRPSSISNSSESPAPINSATASMSPANNTSGNNITSPNVRGELDMSGNIAMSGGPTNTASTSGPVPHDMTVLPQTDSNTSNLMSSGSQLGSFATASTNGNNSTTTTTSSAAHPGSFHKGTNDYSSTLAGNEHSAFPGLDVYHDDSVSAGAAFIPHNPMDSIDHLDVNDPTATGLPVLPASDIDPLNLTGNTQDSMIIGQQTYPSHGSSGTMK; encoded by the coding sequence ATGAATCCATATGAGCCGGTCGAGGGGCTTTACGTGAATGCAAAGCAATACCATCGAATTTTGAAACGTAGAGAAGCTCGCGCAAAGTTAGAAGAGAGATTGCGTGGTGTGCAGACTACGAAAAAACCATATTTACATGAATCAAGGCATAAGCATGCTATGCGACGACCTCGTGGTCCTGGTGGCCGATTCTTGACTGCTGACAAAGTATCAAAATTGAGAGCGCAGGAAGCTGCAGAGGCAGCTGCTAATGGAGGAAGTACAGGAGACGATGTTAATGCCACAAATGCCAATGATGCCACCGTGCCTGCAACCGTTTCTTCTGAAGTGACTCACACGTCTGAAGGATATGCGGATAGCAATGATTCAAGACCTAGCTCTATCTCCAACTCGTCTGAGTCTCCAGCTCCTATCAATTCTGCCACAGCATCTATGTCTCCTGCTAACAATACTTCTGGAAACAACATTACTTCTCCAAATGTCAGAGGCGAGCTAGACATGAGTGGTAATATTGCCATGTCGGGTGGGCCCACTAATACCGCTTCCACCTCGGGGCCAGTGCCTCATGATATGACAGTGCTCCCACAGACCGACTCAAACACATCGAATCTTATGTCCAGTGGTTCTCAACTAGGCAGTTTTGCTACAGCTTCTACCAATGGCAACAACTCTACTACTACTACTACTTCGTCAGCTGCTCATCCAGGGTCATTTCATAAAGGTACTAATGATTATTCATCTACACTAGCTGGAAATGAGCATAGTGCTTTTCCTGGTCTGGATGTGTATCACGATGATAGCGTGTCTGCAGGTGCAGCTTTTATACCACACAATCCAATGGATTCGATTGATCACCTTGATGTCAATGATCCTACAGCCACAGGTCTCCCTGTACTACCAGCGAGCGATATCGATCCTCTTAATTTAACAGGCAATACCCAAGATTCTATGATAATTGGTCAGCAAACATATCCCTCACACGGTTCTTCAGGAACCATGAAGTAG
- the nbl1 gene encoding borealin N terminal domain-containing protein, with translation MMNKRKRVEELGETKHRQVRQRILQEHKNDILENLAFELSDKVRRLRSNASLLASTIRMRGEMRIAAIPRAQRNMHLRDLKNHLSCNVSATPWRTKIKEFYNLDELSSQKSARQPTKTVASSSSSSSKSTTVSKSSSKSQV, from the exons ATGATGAACAAGCGTAAAAGAGTGGAAGAGCTTGGAGAGACGAAACATCGTCAAGTACGACAGCGAATTCTCCAAGAACACAAGAACGATatacttgaaaatttaGCATTTGAAC TTTCCGATAAAGTACGACGTTTGCGCTCAAACGCTAGTTTACTTGCTTCAACAATTCGTATGCGAGGAGAAATGCGTATCGCCGCTATTCCTCGCGCTCAACGAAATATGCATCTGCGCGATCTAAAGAACCATCTTTCCTGCAATGTGTCTGCCACACCGTGGAGAAC aaaaataaaagaattttataATCTAGACGAGCTTTCCTCCCAAAAGTCCGCTAGACAACCTACAAAAACGGTGGCAtcctcctcttcttcttcatcaaaaagCACCACCGTTTCCAAATCGAGTTCAAAGTCGCAAGTGTGA